From the Actinomadura luzonensis genome, the window CACCACCGTGCAGTCGGCCTCCCAGGCGGTCGCCGGCCTCGGCTTCACCATCACCCCCGAGCAGCTCCAGGCCGCGGCGGCGGCCGTGCAGGAGCACACGCTGATCGCCCGCACCGGCGGCGCGCCGACGCTGGCCGTCGGCATCTCGCAGATCTTCTCCGGCTTCCTCGGCGGCACCGGGCTGCAGGCGTTCTGGTACCACTTCGCGATCATGTTCGAGGCGCTGTTCATCCTCACCACCGTGGACGCGGGCACCCGGGTGGGCCGGTTCATGCTCCAGGACACGATCGGCAACCTGTGGAAGCCGGTGGCCCGGGTGAGCTGGTGGCCGGGTCTGGTGGCCACCAGCGCGGTGGTCGTGGCGGCCTGGGGCTACTTCCTCTACCAGGGCGTCAACGACCCGCTCGGCGGCATCAACCAGCTCTTCCCGCTGTTCGGCATCGCCAACCAGCTCCTCGCGGCGGTGGCGCTCACCGTGGCCACCACGTTGCTGATCAAGAGCGGGCGGCTCAGGTGGGCCTGGGTGACGGGCGTGCCGCTGGCCTGGGACGCGGCGGTAACGCTGACCGCGAGCTACCAGAAGGTGTTCTCCGCCGACCCGACGCTCGGCTTCTTCGCCCAGCGCGACCGCTACCAGGCCGCGCTCGACCAGGGCAAGCTGCTCGCGCCCGCCAAGAGCACGGACGCGATGCGGCAGATCGTGGTCAACTCCACTGTGGACGGCGTGCTGGCCGCGCTGTTCGCCGTCATGATCATCATCGTGATCCTGGACGCGGCCCGCGTCTGGGTCAAGGCGATCCGGGCCCGCGAGCCGCTGCCGACCACCGAGGCGCCGTTCGAGGAGTCGAAGCTGCTCGCGCCGTCCGGCCTCATCGCCACCCGCGAGGAGAAGGCGGCCATGGCCGCCGAGGCCGGGGCGTCGTCGGGTTAGAACTCCTTGATCACGCGGGTGAGTGTGGCGTTGAGCTCGGCGAGACCGTCCTCGCCGAGCATCGCCGCGAGCCGCCGCTCCACCTCGTCGATCGCGGCGTAACCGGCCCGCAGCGCCGCGTCGCCGCGCGCGGTGAAGACGATCAGCTTGGCCCGGCGGTCCGCCGGGTCGGGGACCCGGCGCAGGTAGCCCAGGCGCTCCAGGTCGTCCACGAGCGCGCCCATGGCCTGCGCGGTCATCTGCGCCTTGGCCGCGAGCCGGCTGAGCCTGATGCCGTCGTGCTCCATGTGGAAGAACACGGCCTGGTGCGCGGGGCGGATGCCGGGCGCGTGGGTGCGGGCCGCGTCCTCGACGACGCCTTGAAGGCGCAGGAACGCCTCGTACAGCAGGGCCACGACGTGCGGCGGATGTGTGGCGGCCATGGGGCTTCTCCATCTGCTAAGGCTGCCTTATATTAAGGCCACCTTAGCGAATGGGGGGAAGCGATGGACCAGGAGGAGATCTGGGCCGCCCTCGCCGTCGAGCGGCGCGGCCTCGCCGACCTGCTCGCCGCGCTGCCGGCGGCCGACTGGGAACGGCCCTCGCTGTGCGCGGGCTGGCGGGTGCGCGACGTGGCGGCCCACCTCACGTTCGCCACCGCGCACACCGGGCGGGCGCTGGCCGCCTTCGCCCGCGCGCGCGGCGACTTCGACCGGGCGATCCACGACAGCGCCGTGCGGCTGGCCAGGCGGCTGTCCCCGGAGCGGATCGTGGCCGAGATCCGCCGCTCGGCCGGCTCGCACCGCCGGGCGCCCTCGACCAAGCCGCTCGACCCGCTGTTCGACGTGCTCGTGCACGGCCAGGACATCGCCGTGCCGCTGGGCCTCGACCGGGCCGTGCCGGTCGCGGCGGCCCGCGCCTGCGTCGCGCACGTCTGGGGGCGGGGCTTCCCCTTCCACCCGCAGCGGCGCTTCGCCGGGCTGCGCTTCGCCGCCACCGACGCCGGCTGGGCGGGCGGGGCGGGGGAGCGCGTCGAGGGGCCGGTCGGGTCGCTGCTGCTCGTGCTCAGCGGGCGGGCCGCCGGGCTGGCCGGGCTGACCGGCCCGGGCGTCCCCGAGCTGGCCGAACGCCTGACACCGACGGTGCGGGCGGGGTGACGCTGGGCGGTCAGGGCGCGAGCCAGCGGGCCGTCGGCCAGCCCTCCCGCCGCCACGCGCTGTCCCAGAACATCCACTCGTAGGCCGCCGCCGTCCGGTAGGCCCGCGCCATCGCCTCCCGCGTGCCCGGGTCCGCGGCGGCGGCGAGCCGGTCGGCGATGGCCTTGGCCTGCGTCACCGACGCCGCGAACGCCGGGTCGGAGTAGGTGGAGATCCACTTGCCGTACGGGTGGCCGGTGAGGTCGCCCGCCCGCCGCAGCAGCGCCGTCCCCACGTCCTGGTAGATCCAGAAGCACGGCAGCACCGCCGCCGCCAGCACCGGGTACGGCGCCGCCAGCGCCGTGGCCTGCAGGTACGACGCGTACGCCAGGCACGTCGGCGAGGTGGGCAGCCCGGCCGCGTCCGCGCCCAGCTCGGCCACGTACCCGGCGTGCAGCAGCCGCTCGGCGGCCAGCGCGGTGTGCGCGCTCTGCGCGAAGAACGCCGCCTCCGCCGGGTCGGCGGCGCGGGCCGAGGCGGTGGCGAGCGCCTTGGAGAACGCCTCCAGGTAGCGGGCGTCCTGCACGATGTAGAAGGCGAACCGGCCGGCGTCGAGGGTGCCGTCGCCGAGCGCGACGTTGAACGGGTGCTCGTGGATGGCGGTCATCAGGTCGGCCGTACGCAGCCACATGTCATCGCAGAACATGACGTCCCTTCGCTGGTGGGAGCTGAATCAGGTTCGAACAGGGGCTCAGAGGCGCAGCTCGGGCGGGAAGCCGGTCCAGCGCAGCCCGGCCGGCAGGTGCGCCGTGTCGTTGAGCAACAGGAGCGCGGGCGGCCGGTCGGCGGTGTAGCGGATGACGGTGAGCGCGGCGTTGGCGTGGTTGAGCCCGAGCCAGCGCCGCGGCGGGGCCTCCAGGGCGGCGCGCACCAGCCAGCCGATGAGGAAGTTGTGCGTGACCACCAGCTCGTGGCGGGGCACGTCGCCCGCCACCGGGCCGGTGAACGCGCGCTCCGCCGCCTCCGCGAGCGCGGGCTCGGCCGCCGGGAAGCGCCGGACGAGGTCGAGCAGCGGCCCGGCCACCTCCTCCTCACCCGGCGTGTACGGGACGTAGTCCCCGGCCGCCTCGGCGGGGAGCAACGGGACGTCAGGGAGATACCGCCCGACCAGGTGGGCCGTCTGCGTGGTGCGCAGGGCGGGCCCGTGGTGCACGGCGGCGAGCGGGACGTGGCGCAGTCGTTCGCCCAGCAGCACGGCCTGGCGGCGGCCCGCGGGGGTCAGCACCGCGTCGTCGCCGTCGCCGATGGCCTCGGCGTGCCGGGTGAGGTACAGGTAACGGGTCATGATCTGGCCCATTGTCCCCGATATCGTGGGCTGATGACCGGCGATGAGACGCGCGAGGGCGTGACGCTGACCAATCTCGACCAGCCGCTGTTCGACGGGGCCGAGGCCACCAAGCGCGACCTGGTCGACTATCTCGACGCGATCGCCGGCCGCCTGGTGCCGGCGCTGCGCGGCCGGGCGCTGTCGGTCGTCCGGGTGCGGCCCGGGCAGGAGCCGTTCATGCAGAAGAACCTGCCCAAGTACGCGCCCGCGTGGATCGAGCGCGTCTCGGTGTGGGCGGAGGCGTCGCACCGGCAGGTGACGTACGCGCTGTGCAACGACCGGCGAACGCTCATCTGGTTCGGCAACCAGCGGGCGGTGGAGTACCACCCCGCGCTGTGGGCCGGCGACCACTTCACCCACCTGGTGCTGGACCTCGACCCGCCGGAGGGCTCGGAGTCGTTCGGGCTGGCCGTGCGGGCGGCGTTCCTGGTGCGGCAGGCGCTGGCGGAGGCGGGGCTCGCGGGCGCGGTGAAGACCAGCGGAGCCAAGGGCGTGCACGTGTTCGTGCCGGTGGAGGCGGGCGTGCCGGCGGAGGACCTGGCCGCCGCCACCCGCGCGCTCGGGGCCCGCGCCGAGCGGGTGGACCCCTCGCTCGCGACCACGGCGTTCATCAGGGAGGACCGCGCGGGCAAGGTCTTCATCGACTCGACGCGGGCGGGCGGCGCGACGGTCGTGGCCGCCTACAGCCCGCGGATCCGGCCCGGCGTGCCGGTGTCGTTCCCGGTGCCGTGGTCGGACCTCGACCGGGTCGCGCCACGGGACTTCACCGTCCGTACGGTGCCCGCCCTGGCCGGGGCGGGCGACCCGTGGGCGGAGGCGATGCCCGCGCCGCAGCGGCTGCCGGCCGACCTGGTGGAGGAGGGGCACACGATCCCGGTGGCGCGGGTGCAGGCGATGCACGAGGGCAAGCGCCGGGCCCGCGCTCGCCGGAACGAATCCTGAAATAGGGGACACTTTCTGAAATAAGGGACACTGGGCCTTTTCACTGGCTGAGTGCCGGGTTACGGTCGCGTTCGGCGCGGCTCGGGGGGAAACGCGCGCCTTTCCCGTATCCGGCAAGCTGGGAGCTTCCTCGTATGCGCATGCCCAGACCCGTCGTCGCCCTCGCCTTACCCCTGGCGCTGATCGCCACGGCCCTCACCGCGCCCGCCGCCACCGCGTCGGCCACGGGCCTCGACGACGTCTTCGCCAAACTGCTCGTCAAGCAGGTCAAGGGCGCCAACGTCACCAAGCACCTCCAGGCACTCCAGTCCATCGCCGACGCCAACGGCGGCACCCGGGCCGCCGGCACCCCCGGCTACGACGCCTCCCGCGACTACGTCGCCGGCAAGCTGCGCAAGGCCGGCTACAAGGTCACCCTCCAGCCGATCAACTACGTGCGGAGCTGGAGCGAGAAGAGCCCGGCCACCCTTGAGGTGCCCGGCGGCAAGGCGTACGTGCCCGGCGAGGACTTCTTCACCTTCGAGCCCTCCCCGTCCGGCGAGGTCACCGCGCAGGTCCAGGGCGTGGACCTGACGCTGCCGCCGGCCCCCGCGCCCAGCTCCACCAGCGGCTGCGAGGCGGCCGACTTCGCCGGGTTCGTCGCCGGGCGCATCGCGCTCATCCAGCGCGGCACCTGCCCGTTCGTCAACAAGGTGCAGAACGCCCGGGCCGCCGGCGCGAGCGGCGTCATCGTCTTCAACGAGGGACAGCCGGGCCGGACCGACGCCTACCCGCTGGACATCGGCGAGTGGCGGGCCGGCATCCCCATGGTCTTCGCCGACTTCGCCGTGGGCAACGAGCTGGCCGCCACGCCCGGCGCGACCGTGCACCTCAAGGTCGACGCCGACCTCGTGCTCGGCACCAACGACAACGTGATCGCCGAGTCCCGCCTCGGCGACCCGCGCAACGTCGTCATGGTCGGCGCGCACCTCGACAGCGTGCCCGCCGGGCCCGGCATCAACGACAACGGCTCGGGCAGCGCCGCCATCCTGGAGGTCGCCCGGCAGATGGCGCTCTACCCGGTGAAGAACAAGGTCCGCTTCGCCTTCTGGGCGGGCGAGGAGATCGGGCTGCTCGGCTCCGACCAGTACGTGGCCTCGCTGTCGCAGGAGCAGCGCGACCGCATCCGCCTCTACCTGAACTTCGACATGATCGCCTCGCCGAACTACGCGTACAAGCTGTACGACGGCGACGACTCGGACGGCGTCGGCTCCCCGGCGGGCCCGCCCGGCTCGGCCCAGATCGAGCAGCGGCTCGCCGCGTTCTTCGGCTCGCGCGACCTGCCGACGAACGGCACCGACTTCGACGGCCGCTCCGACTACGGGCCGTTCATCGAGGTCGGCATCCCGTCCGGCGGCATCTTCACCGGCGCCGAGGGCATCAAGACGGCCGAGGAGGCCGCGCTGTTCGGCGGAACGGCGGGGGCCGCCTACGACGCCTGCTACCACCAGGCGTGCGACACGATCGCCAACATCGACGCGACGGCGCTGGACGTCGACTCCGACGCCATCGCCGACTCCGTCGCCCGCTACGCCTTCGACCTGAGCACCATCCCGCCGCGCACCACCGCCAAGGCCGCCGCCGCCCTGACGGCGGCGGGCACGGCGAGCTGACCCGCTCCACCATCCCCGCGCCGCCGGGCGTGGCCGCTCCCTTTCACGGGGACGCGGCCACGCCCGGCCGCAGCGCCGCCACGACCGCCTTCGGGTCGTCGGCGAAGAACGTGACCCGGGTGACCTCGGCCCGCCGCCCCAGCGGCCGCACGGCCGTGACGGGCCGGGCCAGCTCGACCGTCACGTTGGTACGCGACCCCACCGCCACCCGCAGGTGCCCGTCCACCACGGACACCAGGCGCTTCTCGTCCGCGCCGCGCCCGGCCCGCACCCCGGTGATCAGCTCCCTCGGTACGCGCAGGTCGAAGTAGGCGCCGTAGCGCACCCGCAGTTCCTCGCCGGTGACCACGTGCGGCCGCGTCGCGCAGGTGGCGGCCGTCATCAGCCCGAACAGCACCCCGTACACGCCGGCCACCAGCACCGGGTACCGCACCCACCCCGGCACCCCGACCGCGGCCAGCAGCAGGTCCACCACCACGGTCTCGACCGCCATCGCGAACACCAGCAACGCCAGCGTGACCGCCTGCTCCCCGGCGTACCCCGCCGCCACCGCCCCCGGTGGCACCCCGTGCCGCCGCCGCAGCACCCACAGCACGAGGCCGCCGAACCCCTTGACCTCGAACCCCAGGACCCGCAACGCCACCCTGACCATCCATGCCCCTTCCGTCGCCTCCCCCCAAGTGCACACGTTGACGTCGCGTCAAGGTCAAGCCGGCGCCCTGCGTATTGACATGCAGCCGTTCGGCTGCCTATCTTAAAGGCAGCCAAACAGCTGCATATCCATCGAGGGCAACGGGTACGAGGACGGGCATGGACGAGGTGTTCAAGGCACTGGCCGATCCGAGCCGGCGCGCGCTGCTCGACTCGCTCAACGCCCGCAACGGGCAGACGCTGCGCGAACTGTGCGCCGGGCTCGACATGGCCCGGCAGTCCGTCAGCAAGCACCTCGCGGTGCTGGAGGAGGCCGGGCTCGTCACCACCGTGCGGCGGGGGCGGGAGAAGCTGCACTACCTCAACGCCGCGCCCGTGCACGAGATCGCCCACCGGTGGATCAGCCGCTACGACCAGGCCAGGGTCCAAGCCCTGGCGGACCTGAAACTCGCCCTGGAGGAACCCCCGATGGACGCGCCGACCTTCGTCTACACCACCTACATCCGCACCACCCCACAGAAGCTCTGGCAGGCGCTCACCGAGCCCGCCTTCACGAGCCGCTACTGGGCCACCGAGTTCACCACCGACTGGGCCGCCGGCTCGCCGATGACCTGGGACAACCACGGCGTCGTGATCGACGACCCGGAGCAGGTCGTCCTGGAGTCCGACCCCTACAACCGGCTCTCCTACACCTGGCACGCCATCACCCCCGAGCTGGCCAAGCGCTTCGGCTGGGACGAGGAGATGCTCGCCCGGCTGTCCGGCGAGGCCCGCTCGAAGGTCACCTTCACCATCGAGGAGGCCGCCTCGCAGGTCGTGAAGCTCACCGTCGTGCACGACGGCTTCCAGCCGGGGTCGAGCCTGGCCGAGATGGTCAGCCACGGCTGGCCCAACGTGGTGGCGAGCCTGAAGTCGCTGCTGGAGACGGGCGAGCCGCTGCCCGCCGACGCCTGACCGCGACCCCGCGGGCACGGTCACGAGCCCTTCGCCACCCTCCCCCCGGCCGCCTGAACAATCTGGCATGGCGTTGAACCCCCGGCCGCCGCCCGGCGTACAACGTGGCGGACAACGGCACCCGCGGAGGTGCCTGACCTGCGCCGATCACCTGCCACGGGGATGCGATGGCGATGGACTTTCACGGATGGAGCGACGGCCTCGCGCTGCGGCCGCGCGACTACCTGGCGAGCGGCGGCCGGCCGCTCCTCGACGTCGTACGGAGCGAGGGCCCGTTCCGGGGCGAGACCCTCTACCTGCTGGCCCTCGGCACCGCCGCCACCATGGCGCGGCTGCACCTGGCCGGGATCGCGGGCCTGCGGCTCGGCCCGGACAACGTGCTGCTCGGCCCGTACGGGCAGGCGAGCTTCGCGCCCGGCCCGCGCGACAGCGAGTTCCCGTCGCACGACGTGCGGGCGTGGGCCGAGGTGATGGTGTTCGCCGCGACCGGGCAGGAGGCGGGGCCGGGCGAGGAGCCCGACCTCGACCGGCTGCTGCCCGCGCTGCGCGCCGTCGTGGACGAGTGCCGCCGCCCCGACCCCGAGTGCCGCCCCACGGCCGCCGACCTGGTGGCCATCCTGCTCGGCCGGCCCGCCCCGCCCCACCGGGCGGCCGCCGAGCGGCTGCTGCGCGAGGCCGAGAGCCGGCTCCGGCCGCACCGGCCGCCCGCGTACGAGGAGTCGCTGGTCGCCGTGCCGCTGTGGCGCAGGCCCGCCTTCCTCGCCGGGGTCGCGCTCGGGCTGGCCGTGGTCGCGTTGCTGGCCGGGGCGGTCGTCCTGGTCTCCGCGCTGGCTGCGGGGAACGTTCCAGCGGGCGCGGTGCCGCATGGCTGACGAGTTCGGCGCCGACCTGCGCGAGGCCGCAGCAGTCGCCCGCGACCTCAAGAGCATCCGCGCCGCGCTCGACGGCGGCCGGCTCGGCGCGCTCGCCGCCCACAGCGGCTCGGCGAAGGTGGACGAGGCCGTCCGGACGTTCTTCGCCGAGTCCTCCGACAACCGCGAGCGCATGGACCGCCTGCTCGACCGCGCCGCCGGCCTGCTCGACGCCCTGGTCGAGGGCGCGACCCGGCTGGACGCGGGCCTCGCGGACTCGCTCACCACCAAGACGGGAGACGCGTCATGAAGGACCTCGGGCTCGGCGTGCTCGTCGGCATCCTGCTGGGCACCGTCGCGGCGTCGCTGACACTCGCGCTGGCCGACCTGCCTGTGGCGGCGCGGGCGTCGGCGGTGGAGGTGTACCGGCATGGCTGAGCCGCCCTTCGGCTTCACGGTACGGGTGCCGGACACCTGGTACGCCTTCGACGTGCTGCGCGCCGGCCGTACCGGCGACCTGGCCCGCCTGGTCGACGCCCGGGTGGCGGCCGCGCCCGAGCTCGCCCCGCACCGGCCGCTGCTGCTCAAGGTGCTGCGCGAGGTCGCCGACCTGGCGGCCAGGCGCGGCGCGGTGTTCTGCGCGGCGATGACCGACCACGGGGCGGGCGGTGCCGTGCTCGCCACGCTGATGGCGCTGCGCACGCCGGGCCCGCAGGACCCGGCCGGCGCCACGCCCGAGGCCATCGCCGCCGGCCTCGCCGGGCGCGGCGCCGAGCTGGTCGAGCTGGACGCGGGCCGCGCCGTCCGCGTCGCGGACGTCCGGACCGGCGGGGCGGGCGAGCCCGGCGCGGTCACCATGCAGACCCTCGTGCCGGTGCCCGGCGGGCACGGCGTGCTCGACCTGGTGCTCACCAGCCCGCACCCGGAGCTGGCCGAGCCCCTGCTCGACCTGTTCGACGCGATCAGCGCCACCCTGGCCTGGTCCGATCCCGTATCAGCCGCGAAGGAGTGAACGATCATGGCAGGTGGCATCCATCACCTCAGCTTCGCCCAGGTGGAGAGCAGCGCGACCCGGCTCAACAAGGAGAAGGAGGACATCGAAAGCCGCCTGACGCAGCTCAAGGCGATGATCGACCAGCTCGTCAGCAGCGACTTCGTCACCGAGCGCGCCTCGGGCAAGTTCCAGCAGGACTACGACCAGTGGAACACCGGCGCCCGGCAGGTCATGCAGGGCCTGGAGGGCATGAGCACCTTCCTCAAGACCGCCGTCGCCAAGCACCACGAGCTGGACGCCTCGCTCAGTGGCGGCGCGGGGGCGTGACGAGATGCCGGGCGGATGGGAGGTGCTCGGCCTGACCGGCGACCCCGCGCCCGGCGACCCGGGCCAGGTGCGGGGGCTCGCCGGCCGGCTGCTGGAGGAGGCGCGGCTCGCCGAGGACAACACGGCCCGGCTCAACGCCGTCTCCGGCGGCGCGGGAGCCCTGCGCATGCGCGGCGACTACGCCGCCGCCTACGGCGAGGCGCTGGGCGAGCTGCCCGGCGAGCTGGCCAAGCTGGGCAGGGCGTACCGGGGCGCGGGGACCGCGCTCATGACGTACGCGGGCAGCCTCGAGCAGGCCAGGCAGCAGGCGGGCGCGGCGCTCGACCAGGGCCGCGCGGCCGAGGTCCGCTACCAGGGCGCCCTGCGCGAGGTGCGCGCCCAGCTCCTCCGGCCCCACCGGCGACCTGGCGCAGGTCGAGGCGGCGGTCGGCGCGGCCGACCCGGCCGTGCGGGCCGCCGTCCGGCCGGCCGTGCAGCGGGCCCGCGACGCCGAGACCGACCGCGCCCGCGCGCGCCGGATCGCCGACGAGGCCGCGCGGCTGCGCGGCGACGCCGAGTCGCGCGCGGTCAGGGAGCTCGAGGACGCGCTCGACGGCAGCGGCATCAAGAACAAGACCTTCCTGGAGAAGGCGTGGGACGTGATCTCGACGCCGTTCCGGTCGTGGGACGACTTCGTGTCGTTCGCGGGCAAGGTCGCCATGGTGGCCGGGCTGGTGGTGCTGGTGATCGGCACCGGCGGGCTGGCCGGGGCGATCCTCGCCGGGGTGGCGGTGGCCGCGGGGGCGGTGGTGCTGGCCGACGCGCTGAACAAGTACCGCCAGGGCCGCGGCTCGCTCGGCCAGGTGGCGCTGGCCGCGGTCGGGGTGCTGCCGTTCGGCAAGGGCGCGGGGCTGCTCGCGCAGAGCGTCAAGGCGCTGTCGCGGCTGCGCGGCGCGGCGGCCCTGGTACGGGGCGGCGGCGGGCGCGCGCTCGGGCTCGGCGCGCTGCGCGCCGGCCTCGGCGGTACGGCCACCTCGATCCGCTCAGCGATCAACGCCGGCGGCACCCGCGCCGGCGCGGCGGCGAACGCGGCCTGGCAGCGCGGCCGCCAGTTCTTCAGCAAGGACCCCGTGCACTTCCCGACCGGCATCGTGCTGCTCCCGCAGACCGACGTGGACCTGCCCGGCGTGCTCCCGCTCCGCCTGGAACGCACCCATCTGTCCGCGCACCGCACCGGACGCTGGTTCGGCCGCTCCTGGGCCTCGACCCTCGACCAGCGCGTGGAGGTGGACGACGAGGGCGTGTGCCTGGTCACCGAGACCGGCGTCCTGCTCGCCTTCCCGCACCCGTCGCCGGACGGCGGCGAGCCCGCCCTCCCCGCCGACGGCCCACGCCTCGAAC encodes:
- a CDS encoding maleylpyruvate isomerase family mycothiol-dependent enzyme codes for the protein MDQEEIWAALAVERRGLADLLAALPAADWERPSLCAGWRVRDVAAHLTFATAHTGRALAAFARARGDFDRAIHDSAVRLARRLSPERIVAEIRRSAGSHRRAPSTKPLDPLFDVLVHGQDIAVPLGLDRAVPVAAARACVAHVWGRGFPFHPQRRFAGLRFAATDAGWAGGAGERVEGPVGSLLLVLSGRAAGLAGLTGPGVPELAERLTPTVRAG
- a CDS encoding ArsR/SmtB family transcription factor, encoding MDEVFKALADPSRRALLDSLNARNGQTLRELCAGLDMARQSVSKHLAVLEEAGLVTTVRRGREKLHYLNAAPVHEIAHRWISRYDQARVQALADLKLALEEPPMDAPTFVYTTYIRTTPQKLWQALTEPAFTSRYWATEFTTDWAAGSPMTWDNHGVVIDDPEQVVLESDPYNRLSYTWHAITPELAKRFGWDEEMLARLSGEARSKVTFTIEEAASQVVKLTVVHDGFQPGSSLAEMVSHGWPNVVASLKSLLETGEPLPADA
- a CDS encoding WXG100 family type VII secretion target, translated to MAGGIHHLSFAQVESSATRLNKEKEDIESRLTQLKAMIDQLVSSDFVTERASGKFQQDYDQWNTGARQVMQGLEGMSTFLKTAVAKHHELDASLSGGAGA
- a CDS encoding TenA family protein, yielding MWLRTADLMTAIHEHPFNVALGDGTLDAGRFAFYIVQDARYLEAFSKALATASARAADPAEAAFFAQSAHTALAAERLLHAGYVAELGADAAGLPTSPTCLAYASYLQATALAAPYPVLAAAVLPCFWIYQDVGTALLRRAGDLTGHPYGKWISTYSDPAFAASVTQAKAIADRLAAAADPGTREAMARAYRTAAAYEWMFWDSAWRREGWPTARWLAP
- a CDS encoding DNA polymerase domain-containing protein — encoded protein: MTGDETREGVTLTNLDQPLFDGAEATKRDLVDYLDAIAGRLVPALRGRALSVVRVRPGQEPFMQKNLPKYAPAWIERVSVWAEASHRQVTYALCNDRRTLIWFGNQRAVEYHPALWAGDHFTHLVLDLDPPEGSESFGLAVRAAFLVRQALAEAGLAGAVKTSGAKGVHVFVPVEAGVPAEDLAAATRALGARAERVDPSLATTAFIREDRAGKVFIDSTRAGGATVVAAYSPRIRPGVPVSFPVPWSDLDRVAPRDFTVRTVPALAGAGDPWAEAMPAPQRLPADLVEEGHTIPVARVQAMHEGKRRARARRNES
- a CDS encoding MarR family winged helix-turn-helix transcriptional regulator, translating into MAATHPPHVVALLYEAFLRLQGVVEDAARTHAPGIRPAHQAVFFHMEHDGIRLSRLAAKAQMTAQAMGALVDDLERLGYLRRVPDPADRRAKLIVFTARGDAALRAGYAAIDEVERRLAAMLGEDGLAELNATLTRVIKEF
- a CDS encoding histidine phosphatase family protein — its product is MTRYLYLTRHAEAIGDGDDAVLTPAGRRQAVLLGERLRHVPLAAVHHGPALRTTQTAHLVGRYLPDVPLLPAEAAGDYVPYTPGEEEVAGPLLDLVRRFPAAEPALAEAAERAFTGPVAGDVPRHELVVTHNFLIGWLVRAALEAPPRRWLGLNHANAALTVIRYTADRPPALLLLNDTAHLPAGLRWTGFPPELRL
- a CDS encoding M28 family metallopeptidase, whose translation is MPRPVVALALPLALIATALTAPAATASATGLDDVFAKLLVKQVKGANVTKHLQALQSIADANGGTRAAGTPGYDASRDYVAGKLRKAGYKVTLQPINYVRSWSEKSPATLEVPGGKAYVPGEDFFTFEPSPSGEVTAQVQGVDLTLPPAPAPSSTSGCEAADFAGFVAGRIALIQRGTCPFVNKVQNARAAGASGVIVFNEGQPGRTDAYPLDIGEWRAGIPMVFADFAVGNELAATPGATVHLKVDADLVLGTNDNVIAESRLGDPRNVVMVGAHLDSVPAGPGINDNGSGSAAILEVARQMALYPVKNKVRFAFWAGEEIGLLGSDQYVASLSQEQRDRIRLYLNFDMIASPNYAYKLYDGDDSDGVGSPAGPPGSAQIEQRLAAFFGSRDLPTNGTDFDGRSDYGPFIEVGIPSGGIFTGAEGIKTAEEAALFGGTAGAAYDACYHQACDTIANIDATALDVDSDAIADSVARYAFDLSTIPPRTTAKAAAALTAAGTAS